From a region of the Ovis aries strain OAR_USU_Benz2616 breed Rambouillet chromosome 2, ARS-UI_Ramb_v3.0, whole genome shotgun sequence genome:
- the LOC114113016 gene encoding interferon beta-2-like has protein sequence MTYRCLLQMVLLLCLSTTALSRSYSLLRFQQGRSTAACQKLLQQLPATPQHCLEARMDFQVPEEMKQAQQFRKEDAVLVMYEMLQQIFNILTRDFSSTGWSDAIIEHLREELYGQMSRLEPIQKEIMQKQTSTMGDTTDLHLRKYYFTLGQYLKSKEHNRCAWAVVQMQLLRIFFFLKSLTGYLRD, from the coding sequence ATGACCTACCGGTGCCTCCTCCAGATGGTTCTCCTGCTGTGTCTCTCCACCACAGCTCTTTCCAGGAGCTACAGCTTGCTTCGATTCCAACAAGGGCGGAGCACTGCGGCGTGTCAGAAACTTCTGCAGCAGTTACCTGCAACTCCTCAACATTGCCTGGAGGCCAGGATGGACTTCCAGGTCCCCGAGGAGATGAAGCAAGCACAGCAGTTCCGGAAGGAAGATGCCGTATTGGTCATGTATGAGATGCTCCAGCAGATCTTCAATATTCTCAccagagacttctccagcactggCTGGTCTGACGCCATCATTGAGCACCTCCGTGAGGAACTCTATGGGCAGATGAGTCGTCTGGAGCCAATCCAGAAGGAAATAATGCAGAAGCAAACCTCCACTATGGGAGACACGACCGATCTTCACCTGAGGAAATATTACTTCACCCTCGGGCAGTACCTCAAGTCCAAGGAGCACAACAGGTGTGCCTGGGCAGTCGTGCAAATGCAATTGCTCAggatcttttttttcctgaagagccTAACAGGTTACCTCCGTGACTGA
- the LOC114113090 gene encoding interferon alpha-H-like, with amino-acid sequence MARKMQGSMLPTREHCCWHGYDKFLPNRRVLMLLRQLKRVSPSSCLQDRNDFAFPQEALGGSQLQKAQAISVLHEVIQHTFQLFSTEGSAAAWDQSLLDKLPTALDQQLTDLQACLRQEEGLRGAPLLKEDSSLAVRKYFHRVTLCLQEKGHNPCAWEVVRAEVMRAFSSSTNLQERFRSKD; translated from the exons ATGGCTCGGAAAATGCAAGGTTCCATGCTTCCAACCAGAGAACACTGTTGCTGGCACGGCTATGACAAG TTTCTGCCCAACAGGAGGGTCCTGATGCTCCTGCGACAACTGAAGAGggtctccccttcctcctgcctgcagGACAGAAATGACTTCGCATTCCCCCAGGAGGCGCTGGGTGGCAGCCAGCTGCAGAAGGCTCAAGCCATCTCTGTGCTCCACGAGGTGATCCAGCACACCTTCCAGCTCTTCAGCACAGAGGGCTCAGCTGCCGCGTGGGACCAGAGCCTCCTGGACAAGCTCCCCACTGCTCTGGATCAGCAGCTCACTGACCTGCAAGCCTGTctcaggcaggaggaggggctgcGAGGGGCTCCCCTGCTCAAGGAGGACTCCAGCCTGGCTGTGAGGAAATATTTCCACAGAGTCACTCTCTGTCTGCAAGAGAAGGGACACAACCCTTGTGCCTGGGAGGTTGTCAGAGCAGAAGTCATGAGAGCCTTCTCTTCCTCAACAAACTTGCAGGAGAGATTCAGGAGCAAAGACTGA